In one Leptospira fletcheri genomic region, the following are encoded:
- a CDS encoding ATP-binding protein — protein MSFSLGEIEAQVRDLLANGLIGNSQDFHAWIRMDVLRKFREEPVFSPEWIPKILETMVGTGEAARGKLDPREYSLSAESPARKKPVKKEEYSVLGRTEFQPMQYVRSRLETFLRSNGISEDIIVDLTIGSIEAVENAVKYGDGGTVEVSYSVDPGKSFKIRLVNNLRDLNLEEDIERGKFSSTATLMRGMMVMQKLFDKMDLEILEERKQALFLAEKKIA, from the coding sequence ATGTCCTTTTCCCTAGGAGAGATCGAGGCCCAAGTAAGGGATCTCCTAGCAAACGGTTTGATAGGAAATTCCCAGGATTTCCATGCCTGGATCCGAATGGATGTTCTCAGAAAATTTCGGGAAGAACCTGTTTTTTCTCCGGAATGGATTCCAAAAATATTGGAGACCATGGTCGGGACGGGAGAAGCGGCTCGGGGAAAATTGGATCCTAGAGAATATTCCCTGTCTGCGGAATCGCCTGCACGTAAAAAGCCCGTAAAAAAAGAAGAATATTCGGTTTTAGGTCGAACGGAATTCCAGCCCATGCAATACGTTCGGAGCAGACTGGAGACGTTTTTAAGAAGTAACGGAATCTCGGAAGATATCATCGTAGATCTGACGATCGGCTCCATAGAAGCAGTGGAAAATGCCGTAAAATACGGCGACGGAGGAACGGTGGAAGTTTCTTATTCCGTCGATCCCGGAAAATCCTTTAAGATCCGTCTTGTGAACAATTTACGGGACCTGAACCTGGAAGAGGATATCGAAAGAGGCAAATTTTCTTCCACTGCGACATTGATGCGCGGAATGATGGTCATGCAGAAATTATTCGATAAAATGGATCTGGAAATTTTGGAAGAACGCAAACAGGCGCTGTTCTTGGCCGAAAAGAAAATCGCCTGA
- the uvrB gene encoding excinuclease ABC subunit UvrB: MPAVFKLHSPYQAAGDQVQAIEKIATSFKKGEEKVTLVGVTGSGKTFTMAEVISKLGLPTLVLSHNKTLAAQLFREFKEFFPENAVEYFVSYYDYYQPEAYVPSSDTFIEKDMSMNEEIDKLRLRATSSLLERDDVVIVSSVSCIYGLGSPEEYTKSVVSVQKGETIDRDAVIRKLLHIQYNRNDVDFSRGNFRVRGDSVEIFPAYHTDGIRIEFFGDEIDAISRIQPVTGQVIAKLDRCFVYPAKHFITSSPMLKDAMGVIHAEMLQQEEKFKKENKFLEAQRIVSRTNYDMEMLREMGYCSGIENYSRHLTGRKEGERPACLIDYFRGDFLLIVDESHVTIPQVGGMYAGDRARKTTLVDFGFRLPSALDNRPLNFTEFEDLTPKTLYVSATPADYEMEKSKTIVEQIIRPTGLLDPIVEIRPTKNQVEDLLIEIRKRTDQGERVLVTTLTKKMAEDLTDYYKELGVKVSYLHSEVDTLERVEIIRDLRKGIYDVLVGINLLREGLDIPEVSLVAILDADKEGFLRNYKSLIQTIGRAARNVNGTAVLYADKTTESMEKAIEETRRRRSIQEEHNVKYRISPKTISKGISDIIEREQREFTMEEAAMENINKQFREKNFSSKEEMKERLREEMLKAAKELDFERAAMLRDKMLSLKS; the protein is encoded by the coding sequence ATGCCCGCCGTTTTCAAGCTTCATTCCCCTTACCAAGCCGCCGGAGATCAGGTCCAAGCCATCGAAAAAATCGCCACCTCTTTTAAAAAGGGAGAGGAGAAGGTTACTCTCGTCGGAGTCACCGGTTCGGGAAAGACTTTCACTATGGCGGAAGTGATTTCTAAACTCGGATTACCCACTCTGGTGCTTTCGCATAACAAAACTCTTGCGGCTCAGTTATTCCGCGAATTTAAGGAATTTTTTCCGGAGAACGCAGTCGAGTATTTCGTTTCTTATTACGATTACTACCAACCGGAGGCGTATGTTCCTTCCTCGGACACATTCATCGAAAAGGATATGTCCATGAACGAGGAAATCGACAAGCTCAGGTTGCGCGCCACTTCCTCGCTTTTGGAGAGAGACGATGTAGTGATCGTGAGTTCCGTTTCCTGCATTTACGGTTTGGGATCTCCGGAAGAATATACTAAGTCGGTGGTCTCCGTCCAAAAAGGAGAAACCATAGACCGGGATGCGGTGATTCGAAAGCTGCTTCATATCCAGTACAATCGAAACGACGTGGATTTTTCCCGCGGGAATTTTCGGGTTCGAGGAGATTCCGTGGAAATCTTTCCCGCCTATCATACGGACGGAATTCGGATCGAATTTTTCGGAGATGAAATCGACGCGATTTCCCGGATCCAACCCGTAACGGGTCAGGTGATCGCCAAATTGGATCGTTGTTTTGTCTATCCCGCAAAGCACTTCATCACTTCTTCTCCCATGCTTAAAGATGCGATGGGTGTGATCCACGCAGAGATGTTGCAACAGGAAGAAAAATTCAAAAAAGAGAATAAGTTCCTGGAAGCCCAACGGATCGTATCCCGCACGAACTATGATATGGAAATGCTCCGGGAGATGGGGTATTGCAGCGGAATCGAGAATTACTCCCGTCATTTGACGGGAAGAAAAGAGGGAGAACGTCCCGCCTGCCTGATCGATTATTTTCGGGGAGATTTTTTACTGATCGTGGATGAGTCTCACGTTACGATTCCCCAAGTCGGAGGGATGTATGCGGGAGATAGGGCCAGAAAAACGACTTTGGTGGATTTCGGATTCAGACTTCCTTCCGCTCTGGACAACCGTCCTTTGAATTTTACGGAGTTCGAGGATCTAACGCCTAAAACCCTGTACGTTTCCGCTACTCCGGCAGACTATGAGATGGAAAAAAGCAAAACCATCGTAGAACAGATCATTCGTCCGACGGGGCTTCTGGATCCGATCGTGGAGATTCGTCCTACAAAGAATCAAGTGGAAGATTTGTTGATCGAGATCCGAAAGCGGACGGACCAGGGAGAAAGAGTACTCGTTACGACTTTGACCAAGAAAATGGCGGAAGACTTGACGGATTATTATAAGGAGTTAGGAGTCAAGGTTTCCTACCTGCATTCGGAAGTGGATACCTTGGAAAGAGTGGAGATCATTCGGGATTTGAGGAAAGGGATTTATGACGTTCTCGTGGGTATCAATCTTCTTCGGGAAGGTTTGGATATACCGGAGGTTTCTCTCGTGGCAATTCTGGACGCGGATAAGGAAGGGTTTTTAAGAAATTATAAATCTTTGATACAAACCATTGGTCGAGCCGCCCGTAACGTGAACGGTACGGCGGTGTTGTATGCGGACAAGACGACCGAATCCATGGAAAAAGCGATAGAAGAAACGCGTCGTCGTCGCTCTATCCAAGAGGAGCACAACGTAAAATACAGGATCTCTCCTAAGACGATCTCGAAGGGGATCAGCGACATTATCGAACGCGAACAGCGAGAATTTACGATGGAAGAAGCCGCGATGGAAAACATCAACAAGCAATTCCGGGAAAAGAACTTCTCCAGCAAGGAAGAGATGAAAGAACGTCTCAGGGAAGAAATGCTGAAGGCCGCAAAGGAATTGGATTTCGAAAGAGCGGCCATGCTGCGCGACAAAATGCTGTCCTTGAAATCGTAG
- a CDS encoding rhomboid family intramembrane serine protease, translating into MITEITIGITSAVSLYALFVNQDFLERFLLRPYRDAKEGRFYTLVTGAFLHSDVFHLLFNMVTLYFFGPAVEYSIGGWGFLSVYLASILSAGGISFAKNKDNPKYATLGASGGTAGIVFASVLFFPQSSIFLFLIPVPIPAPLFAILYLGYTFYAAKKGNDGINHDAHLYGALTGLAIAIFAKPEALPKFLYYILNVFR; encoded by the coding sequence ATGATAACCGAAATCACTATAGGAATCACTTCCGCCGTCAGTCTGTATGCGCTTTTCGTAAACCAGGACTTTTTAGAGCGTTTTTTATTGCGTCCTTACAGAGACGCGAAAGAAGGAAGGTTTTACACTTTAGTCACTGGAGCTTTTTTACACTCGGATGTGTTCCACCTGTTGTTCAATATGGTGACCTTGTATTTTTTCGGTCCGGCTGTGGAATACAGTATCGGGGGATGGGGGTTCCTGTCCGTGTATCTGGCTTCCATACTTTCCGCGGGTGGAATCTCCTTTGCCAAGAACAAGGACAATCCTAAATATGCAACGCTTGGCGCTTCCGGTGGAACTGCAGGAATCGTTTTCGCTTCCGTCCTTTTTTTCCCACAATCCAGTATTTTTCTATTTTTGATTCCGGTCCCGATTCCCGCACCGTTATTCGCGATTCTGTACTTGGGATATACGTTTTACGCTGCCAAAAAAGGGAACGACGGAATCAATCACGACGCGCACCTTTACGGAGCTCTAACAGGTTTGGCAATCGCGATTTTTGCGAAGCCTGAGGCCTTGCCGAAGTTTCTGTATTACATTTTGAATGTATTCCGTTGA
- the cutA gene encoding divalent-cation tolerance protein CutA translates to MSSQEILIFTTLADRDLAEEYIAEMLQNGIIISGTIFPEVSLLYQWEGKLTIDSENKILLKAKAEQYSAIEEYIMKKHPYLAPEIIRLEASFGSDKFKSFIQQKIAKGG, encoded by the coding sequence ATGTCATCCCAAGAAATACTCATTTTCACCACTCTCGCGGATCGCGACCTAGCGGAGGAATACATAGCAGAAATGCTCCAAAACGGAATCATCATCAGCGGGACGATCTTTCCGGAAGTATCCCTACTTTACCAGTGGGAGGGAAAATTGACTATCGATTCCGAAAACAAGATTTTGTTGAAAGCGAAAGCGGAACAGTATTCCGCGATCGAAGAGTATATTATGAAGAAGCACCCCTACCTTGCGCCTGAAATCATCCGCTTGGAAGCGAGTTTCGGATCCGACAAATTCAAATCCTTCATCCAGCAGAAGATCGCGAAAGGGGGATAA
- a CDS encoding serine hydrolase domain-containing protein, with translation MHFRIFVTIFSVIAFSNCSALAWGWVKLPDGVSWDHPVHLDRTPVDGFSVHFPEESGMDSRPLVELSQKMRKDKTEVRSFLIAKEGKLVWERYAGGVSRNHNHNMYSVTKSMLSLLLGICYSNGCGVDLDESLAVTESSLPGILPTELSGKESVRLKDALRMSSGMGWDSFVRREEIRTEANPLSVAWEPQVSSPPGTKFEYSNGDSQLAAGYLEAKTGKNLYEYAKNTIFAWLRIHGEEWYTSASGRQTGGFGLRLRPIDMVKIGQLYLEGGRWHNRQVLRPEWIAWTLEPGVDPRYGLHWWLHEFEGKSTFMATGKGGQYIYVIPHRKIVVVLTSAIWDKAPDALLHSVLEAVKLSLHSKDKMPTKEKEIAMLKELKLAHKSSLDPKLKEGADETRLAVQPGLSPSHP, from the coding sequence TTGCATTTTAGAATTTTCGTAACGATTTTTTCCGTAATTGCGTTTTCGAACTGTAGCGCCCTCGCCTGGGGCTGGGTCAAATTACCTGACGGTGTAAGCTGGGATCACCCGGTGCATTTGGATCGGACTCCTGTGGACGGTTTTTCCGTTCATTTTCCCGAGGAATCCGGAATGGATTCCCGTCCCTTAGTCGAACTTTCGCAGAAAATGCGGAAAGATAAGACCGAGGTCCGGTCCTTCCTGATCGCGAAGGAAGGAAAATTGGTTTGGGAGAGATACGCAGGCGGTGTTTCTAGGAACCACAACCATAATATGTATTCCGTCACCAAATCCATGTTATCTCTTTTATTGGGGATCTGCTACAGCAACGGCTGTGGCGTCGATCTGGATGAAAGCCTCGCAGTTACGGAATCTAGTCTACCCGGAATTTTACCGACCGAATTGTCCGGAAAAGAATCGGTCCGTCTGAAAGACGCATTGCGTATGAGTTCCGGGATGGGCTGGGACTCGTTCGTTAGAAGAGAAGAAATTCGGACCGAGGCAAATCCTCTCTCCGTAGCGTGGGAGCCCCAGGTTTCTTCTCCCCCGGGGACGAAATTCGAATATTCCAACGGGGATTCCCAGTTGGCGGCAGGGTATCTGGAAGCGAAGACGGGAAAGAACCTGTATGAATATGCAAAAAATACGATCTTTGCCTGGTTGCGAATCCACGGAGAAGAATGGTATACTTCCGCTTCCGGTAGACAAACGGGCGGATTCGGTTTGAGACTGAGGCCGATCGATATGGTCAAAATAGGCCAATTGTATTTGGAAGGAGGCCGCTGGCATAACCGTCAGGTCCTTCGTCCGGAATGGATCGCCTGGACCCTGGAACCCGGTGTGGACCCGCGTTACGGACTTCATTGGTGGTTACACGAATTCGAAGGAAAGTCCACGTTCATGGCCACGGGAAAAGGAGGTCAGTACATCTACGTGATTCCTCATAGAAAAATCGTAGTCGTGCTTACTTCGGCCATCTGGGATAAGGCTCCGGATGCATTGTTGCATTCCGTCCTGGAAGCGGTAAAACTTTCCTTGCATTCCAAGGACAAGATGCCGACCAAAGAAAAAGAAATCGCAATGTTGAAGGAATTAAAGTTGGCTCATAAATCCTCTTTGGATCCCAAATTAAAGGAAGGAGCGGACGAAACGAGGTTAGCAGTTCAACCGGGACTTTCGCCCTCACATCCATAA